Proteins encoded within one genomic window of Arachis ipaensis cultivar K30076 chromosome B08, Araip1.1, whole genome shotgun sequence:
- the LOC107612141 gene encoding coumaroyl-CoA:anthocyanidin 3-O-glucoside-6''-O-coumaroyltransferase 2-like yields the protein MAQMENSSDNINKLVEHQFQVGVVASIENDAKINNKSFPLTFLDIPLAGPIYVKRLFFYKFPFSTSHFYQTTLPYLKRSLSLTLQSFFPLAGNLLCPPPPHKPFIQCTNEDSVAFTVVESSLDFNLLASNNPKSINDLRTLAPNLVGKAMHHDHDSGDDTLVFPILALKATVFANRGVCIAINYCHVMDDRSCGQFMKSWSSLCGTIIRNGEEVESTLLDKYLPPPPCFDRGVLKDPKGLESIFLNDYFGEWQTFKDKVVSQSQTGSLRAEEEEEYVKATIIFGRKETEGMKRFALNELKKSNRSEAPQYLSSFVVTCAFLWSTLVKTKHRDEEEEEEEEEDCIRFPADVRERLEYPIAENYFGNCITRCHATLKRKELKGEGGFVNAARVIDKAVNDMKEEPFWGAENWKSTFIKLFVLGNSGLLVAGSHKFGVYDTDFGFGRPVKVEMLHSFRVMSIAETGDTEKGGIEFGMVFRKAEFQSFQDKLQQGLQVFA from the exons ATGGCACAAATGGAAAATTCTAGCGATAATATTAATAAGCTAGttgagcatcaatttcaagttgGTGTAGTAGCATCCattgaaaatgatgccaaaatcaATAATAAGTCTTTTCCCCTCACATTCCTTGACATACCCTTAGCTGGTCCAATCTATGTCAAACGCTTATTCTTCTACAAATTCCCTTTTTCCACCAGCCATTTTTACCAAACTACCCTTCCATATCTCAAGCGTTCTCTCTCACTCACCCTCCAAAGTTTCTTTCCTCTTGCCGGTAACCTCCTTTGTCCACCACCGCCACACAAGCCCTTCATTCAATGCACAAATGAAGACTCCGTGGCCTTCACCGTCGTCGAGTCTTCCTTGGATTTCAACCTTTTAGCAAGCAACAACCCAAAAAGCATCAATGATTTGCGTACCTTGGCTCCCAATCTGGTAGGCAAAGCCATGCATCATGATCATGATAGTGGTGACGACACACTCGTGTTTCCAATTTTGGCCTTGAAAGCCACGGTTTTTGCAAACCGTGGCGTTTGCATTGCCATAAATTATTGTCACGTGATGGATGATAGGTCTTGTGGCCAATTCATGAAATCTTGGTCTTCTCTTTGTGGAACAATAATAAGAAACGGTGAAGAAGTTGAATCAACGCTTCTAGACAAGTACCTACCACCACCGCCATGCTTCGATAG GGGAGTGTTGAAGGATCCGAAGGGACTCGAGTCCATTTTCTTGAATGATTATTTCGGTGAGTGGCAAACTTTCAAGGACAAAGTTGTTAGTCAAAGTCAAACTGGAAGTCTTCGAgcagaagaggaagaggaatacGTTAAAGCAACAATCATATTTGGTAGAAAAGAGACAGAGGGAATGAAAAGGTTTGCGCTGAATGAGTTAAAGAAAAGCAACAGAAGCGAAGCGCCGCAATATTTATCATCTTTCGTTGTGACATGTGCTTTTTTATGGAGTACCCTGGTTAAAACAAAACACAgagatgaagaggaagaggaagaggaagaagaggattgTATTCGTTTCCCAGCTGATGTTAGAGAGCGTCTAGAGTATCCGATTGCGGAGAATTACTTCGGAAACTGCATAACGAGATGCCATGCAACGCTGAAGAGGAAGGAGCTGAAAGGGGAAGGTGGGTTTGTGAATGCGGCAAGGGTTATTGACAAGGCTGTAAACGACATGAAGGAGGAGCCGTTTTGGGGTGCGGAGAATTGGAAGTCAACGTTTATCAAGTTGTTTGTGTTGGGGAATAGTGGGTTGCTTGTGGCTGGGTCCCACAAGTTCGGTGTGTATGACACTGATTTTGGGTTTGGAAGGCCTGTTAAAGTGGAAATGCTGCATTCATTCAGAGTTATGTCCATTGCGGAGACTGGTGACACTGAAAAAGGAGGGATTGAGTTTGGGATGGTGTTTAGAAAAGCTGAATTCCAGAGTTTTCAAGATAAGCTTCAACAAGGACTTCAAGTCTTTGCTTAA